GCCTGCTTGTAGTAGCTGAGCCCCAGGCTGCTGACTTCGCCCATGCCCATGCCCAGGTAAGGGTAGGGGTCGACCGCGTACAGCGCGGTCAGTCTGGCCCCCAGGCTGCGGGCCAAATCCACCGCCATGGCGGCTGCATGGTCAGACGCTGCCGACCCGTCGGTGGCTAACAAGATGTGTTTCAGCATGGGGAGCCTTTGCGCAAAGTGGGTTGAGGAAACCCCATTGTGCGACCGGTACCGCAAGGCGGCCCTTGATGTGCCTCAAGGGTCGGTGTGGTTTCTTGGATTTGAAAAAAAAGAGCCGTCTGTGCTTATTCCATAAGCATGGAAAGCTCCTTATTTGATAGCAATCGAGGTGCGGAGCCTGCTAGCCCAAACGTGCCTGGTACCGCGCAACTTGCGCGCTCCACCGCCGGCTTATTTCTTGGCCCGGCTCCGACGTGCTGGCTTGGCCTCTGCCGGTGTGTGTTTCTGGTTTTCCTGGTCCAGCCACAGCAGCGAATCCACATGCGACAGAAAACGCTGCAGGTAGTCGGGCGATAGCTGGCGCATCAGCGCCAGGGAGCGCAGCACCAGCATGTGGGGATTGAGCGGACCGGCGTTTTCGGGGCCGCGCACCATCGCCTGGTCCATGTGGTCGATGGCGGCGATTTTGGACCACACTTCGCGGAAACCGCGCACGCTTTTCAGCTCTGGCCGGGGCCCGTGGTGGTGGCCTTGCTGTGTGGTGTGGCGGATGTAGTGGTTCAGTTCCGCCAGGGCTCCAAGGCCGTTGTTCGGCACGGCTTGCGCACCGGGTGGGCGCGGGCCCCGCGCTTGCCCCATGCGCTGGCTGTAGTCGGCCAGTGCCGTGGCCAGCTTGGTCTGCAAAATGGGCTGCAGCGCACCCGTGGCTGCGCACGCGCGGCGCGACAGCACTTCCAGGTAATGGAAGCGGGCGGGGTCGAAGTGCTGGGCGTCGGCACTTCGTAGCGCTACCAGCGACGGCGGCGCGGTGTCCATACCGTCCATCCGACCCGCCTCGCTCATGGCTTGGCAGAGCGGGGCACCGGGGCCATTTCCACGCGCCGGTTCAGTGCGCGGCCCTCTTCGCTGGTGTTGGAGGCCACCGGCTGCTCGGCACCGAAGGCCGCAGAAAACACCTTGGACGACGGCATGCCCACGTCGATCAGCGCACGGGTCACCTTGAGGGCGCGCTGGGCCGATAGCTCCAGGTTGTCGGCAAATTGCTGGTTGCCACCAACGATGGGTTTGTCGTCGGTAAAGCCGCTGACCATCAGCATGTCGTCGCGCTCACCCAGGACCAGCTGCAAGGCCGGTACCAGGCTTTTCAGCAGTTGCTGCCCTTCAGGGCGCAACTGGTCGGAATTGACCGGGAACAGCACATTGC
This sequence is a window from Rhodoferax sp. WC2427. Protein-coding genes within it:
- a CDS encoding OmpA family protein; the encoded protein is MTGADGLDDLNGMGDDGIAQAAPVWAVFGDLMAGLLGAFVLILVGVLVVQMDLVANLQAEVGKRQAEEQRRMALEKALAIPLAAGRVTLNNGRIGISGNVLFPVNSDQLRPEGQQLLKSLVPALQLVLGERDDMLMVSGFTDDKPIVGGNQQFADNLELSAQRALKVTRALIDVGMPSSKVFSAAFGAEQPVASNTSEEGRALNRRVEMAPVPRSAKP
- a CDS encoding DUF2894 domain-containing protein translates to MSEAGRMDGMDTAPPSLVALRSADAQHFDPARFHYLEVLSRRACAATGALQPILQTKLATALADYSQRMGQARGPRPPGAQAVPNNGLGALAELNHYIRHTTQQGHHHGPRPELKSVRGFREVWSKIAAIDHMDQAMVRGPENAGPLNPHMLVLRSLALMRQLSPDYLQRFLSHVDSLLWLDQENQKHTPAEAKPARRSRAKK